The proteins below are encoded in one region of Mesoplasma melaleucae:
- a CDS encoding glycerol-3-phosphate acyltransferase, which translates to MFPYLGIIIASIFGYLLGSVLWSVFLTKWVKGISIYEVGSKNPGATNTVRILGKRWGLVVALLDGFKILITAGVAVCLSLIPNELFSETSYFIPCIFVLIGHCWPIWFKFRGGKAVSCFLGLLVVVNYLYFLFFFIVWWIFAFMYRKVSLSSIIGTAIILLLMWLPWTYGISHFAYEWNGWDAFDSAWNNHVIFSFYNYFHTFTPHGFADGMLTGQIVILIGMFILVVRHKSNIIKLKNKTEEAIYPKKPKNVRK; encoded by the coding sequence ATGTTTCCATATTTAGGAATTATTATTGCTTCAATCTTTGGTTATTTATTGGGTAGTGTTCTTTGATCAGTCTTTCTCACTAAATGAGTTAAAGGCATAAGTATTTATGAAGTTGGTTCAAAAAACCCAGGAGCAACAAATACAGTTAGAATTTTAGGTAAACGATGAGGATTAGTTGTTGCTTTACTTGATGGGTTCAAAATTTTAATTACTGCAGGAGTAGCTGTTTGTTTATCTTTAATACCAAATGAATTATTTAGCGAAACAAGTTATTTTATTCCTTGTATCTTTGTTTTAATTGGACATTGTTGACCAATTTGATTTAAATTTAGAGGTGGAAAAGCTGTTAGTTGTTTCTTAGGATTATTAGTTGTTGTTAATTACTTGTATTTCTTATTTTTTTTCATTGTTTGATGAATTTTTGCATTTATGTACCGCAAAGTTAGTTTATCTTCAATTATTGGAACAGCAATTATTTTATTATTAATGTGATTACCTTGAACTTATGGAATTTCGCATTTCGCTTATGAATGAAATGGTTGAGATGCTTTTGATTCTGCATGAAATAATCATGTTATCTTTAGTTTTTATAACTACTTCCATACATTCACTCCACATGGTTTTGCAGATGGAATGTTAACTGGTCAAATTGTTATATTAATTGGAATGTTTATTCTTGTTGTTAGACACAAATCTAATATCATTAAATTAAAAAATAAAACAGAAGAAGCAATTTATCCTAAAAAGCCTAAAAATGTGAGAAAGTAA